TTTTAGGCGTCTACAGCATGTTTTGTCAAAACCACGGAGCATCAAAACGGCTTACGGTAAATCCATACCCGTGCAGGCGGGATGTTTCTTATTATCCAGCCAGTTTTTGACCAGCTAAACATTTTTGATTTCAGTGAAACTGGAGATGCCAAAGAATATGAAAACTGGACAAACGGTGCGCCCGGTCGCATGAGCGCGAAGGCATCACGTATGCATTTGAGCCGATATTCCATCGGTCTCGAAACCAATGGCAGACTTGAGACAACCGCACATAGTGAATTCGGCTCAATGTGCCGCAAGCTAGGATGCATATTGTAAGCATCCCCCTGCACAACATGAAGTCCATCAAATTTTTCTGAGAGGTGTTTGCAGAAATCACCGCTGAATTCCAAGCAAGTCAGCCGTTCCTTGGAAATGCCGGCTTCAAGGATCGCTTTGGTGACCGGCCCTGTGCCGGGCCCAAGTTCCAGAACTGGATTCACTGAGTCGACGGGGACAAATTCTGCCATCCGTCGAGCAAGGACTGCGCCTGAAGGCGCGACAGCTCCGGTCGTGAGTGGTGCTTCCACCCACGCCCGAAGAAACCTTGAGGGTTCACGAAATTTGTTCAAGGCGTTCTCCGCCCGTGACCTCGTTTCGTCAAACATTCAACTCTCCGTTGCGCCTGTATAGAACTCAACAGAGATATTACTACTTAGAGGGTTTTTAAAGGTCTAAGTTTTGAAATTTTCCAGAAAATCTTTTGCCTTCGCGAAAAAGCCTGTAGATTCAGGGTGGTTCTCGCTCGAAGATTCACCTTCAAATTCTGTTAGAAGCTCTTTCTGCCTTTTCGTCAGGCTTGTGGGAGTCTCAACTGCAACTTGAATATACATATCCCCCAGCTGGCTAGACCGCATAACACGCATGCCCTTACCGCGCAGTCTGAACTGCTTACCAGTCTGAGTACTTTCAGGAACTTTTACACGCGCAGTGTTGCCATCCAGCGCTGGAACTTCAAACTGACCACCCAAAGCAGCAGTCGTCATTGAGATCGGCACACGACAGAAAATATCGGCACCATCACGCTGGAAGAATTCATGTGGACGAATAGACAGGAAAATATACAAATCCCCTGCTGGACCTCCACGTGCACCTGCTTCTCCTTCCCCAGAAAGACGAATACGAGTTCCGTCTTCGATACCTGATGGAATGCTTACAGAGAGGGTGCGTTCGTTTGTCGTCCGACCAGTACCGCCACAGCTATCGCATGGGTCAGTGATAATCTCACCACGCCCCTGACAGGTTGGGCAGGTCCGCTCCATAGTAAAGAAGCCCTGAGCTGCGCGTACACGACCTACACCGCCACAGGTTGGGCAGGTAGATGGCCGTGTGCCAGACTTCGCACCAGAACCGCTACATGGCTCACAGGTTACAGAAGTTGGAACCTCAATCTCAACGGACTTACCTTCGTAAGCTTCCTCAAGAGAGACTTCCAGGTTGTAACGAAGATCTGCACCGCGCTCACGGCCTGAACTGCGACGACCACCGCCGCCACCGCCACCGCCGAAGAACTCGTCAAAGATGTCTGACATGGTTGAAGAAAAGTCGCCATGACCAGCTCCACCACCACCAGGGCCGCCGTTTTCAAAGGCTGCATGGCCAAATCGATCGTAGGCAGCGCGCTTCTGCGGGTCTTTCAGGGATTCGTAAGCTTCGCTTACTTCCTTAAAGTTTGCTTCCGCTTCATCATTTCCAGGATTCCGGTCAGGATGAAACTTCATTGCTTGTTTGCGATAAGCGCTCTTCAGTGCCTTCTCGTCGACCTCCCGTGCTACCCCCAGCACCTCGTAGTAGTCGCGTTTAGACATGGTGAAATAAGCTCCAAAGACATGACGTCTATTTGCGTTTCGAAGTTTCAGAAGAGCCTTAGGCTCTGTCCGAAATTATCAGCGTCAACCAAACTCACTTTCTCATTGAGAGAAACGAATTCGCAGACAGCGCTCATCTTCAAAACAAATCTGTTTACTGCTTAGCCAGTTTTTCGGTGCAGCCATAAAAACAGCGCACACGCCACTGACATTCCATATGTAGGAAGCAGATCTTTCAAATGCAATTGCAGCCGAAATGATCTCTTTAATTTAATTCTTCCGTACAATCGGGAAATACTTGAATAAAGCTAAGCCCGCAAGCTCATTTGAACTTGCGGGCCAAAAGCATAATTTAGCTGGATTTTTTGTCGTCGTCTTTGACTTCTTCGAAATCAGCATCAACAACATCATCTACAGCTTCAGGGGCACCGTCATCAGCAGGCTCTTCACCGACGTCTTCCTGTGCATCCTTGTACATTGCTTCGCCAAGTTTCATGGAAACTTCAGCGAGGGTCTGTGTCTTCGCAGTGATATCTTCCAGATCCTCACCTTCAAGAGACACCTTCAATGCAGCCAAAGCGGATTCGATAGCAGACTTATCTTCATCTGAAACCTTATCGCCGTACTCCTTGACAGATTTCTCTGTTGAGTGATGAAGGGCTTCAGCCTGGTTTTTGGCTTCGACAATATCCTTACGCTTTTTGTCTTCTTCAGCGTGAGATTCAGCGTCTTTCACCATCTGTTCGATATCAGCGTCGGATAGTCCACCAGATGCCTGAATGCGGATCTGCTGTTCTTTGCCGGTGCCTTTATCTTTCGCGGACACGTTCACGATACCGTTCGCATCAATGTCGAAGGCAACTTCAACCTGTGGAACGCCGCGTGGTGCCGGAGGGATACCAACCAGGTCAAACTGACCCAGAATTTTGTTATCCGCAGCCATTTCACGCTCGCCCTGGAACACACGGATGGTCACTGCAGTCTGATGATCTTCAGCTGTAGAGAAAACCTGTCCCTTTTTCGTAGGGATAGTGGTGTTGCGGTCGATCAGGCGGGTGAATACGCCACCGAGAGTTTCGATACCAAGGGACAGTGGAGTAACGTCAAGAAGTAGAACGTCTTTAACGTCGCCCTGCAGAACGCCTGCCTGAATAGCAGCACCCATCGCAACAACTTCATCTGGGTTCACACCCTTATGAGGTTCTTTGCCGAAGAACTGCTTCACAACTTCCTGAACTTTAGGCATACGGGTCATACCACCAACGAGAACAACCTCATCAAGGTCGCCTGCGGTAAGACCAGCGTCTTTCAGGGCTGCTTTCATCGGAGCAACAGTCCGCTGAACGAGATCGTCAACGAGTTGTTCAAACTTAGCGCGTGTCAGTTTCAGTGTAAGGTGCTTAGGACCGGAAGCATCTGCAGTGATAAACGGCAGGTTGATTTCGGTCTGAGATGCGGAGGACAGCTCAATCTTTGCTTTTTCAGCAGCTTCTTTCAAGCGCTGCAATGCGAGCTTGTCGTTCTTAAGGTCGATGCCCTGCTCTTTTTTGAATTCGCCAGCAAGGTAGTCAACCAGACGCATGTCAAAGTCTTCACCACCGAGGAAGGTATCACCATTGGTGGACTTAACTTCAAATACGCCATCGCCAATTTCCAGTACGGAAACATCGAAGGTACCACCACCAAGATCGTAAACAGCAATGGTTTTACCGTCGTTCTTGTCCATGCCGTATGCAAGGGCAGCCGCGGTAGGCTCGTTGATGATACGCAGAACTTCAAGGCCAGCGATCTTACCGGCATCTTTTGTTGCCTGACGCTGAGCATCGTTGAAGTATGCAGGAACAGTGATAACAGCCTGAGTAACAGTTTCACCCAGGAAGCTCTCAGCCGTTTCTTTCATCTTCTGCAAGATAAAAGCGGAAACCTGAGATGGGGAGTACTTTTCGCCTTCAGCTTCTACCCATGCGTCGCCGTTGTCAGCTTTAACGATTTCGTATGGAACCAGCTTTTTGTCTTTAGCGACTGTTGGATCGTCAAAACGACGACCGATAAGACGCTTAACTGCGAACAGAGTGTCTGTTGGATTGGTAACAGCCTGACGCTTAGCCGGCTGACCTACAAGCTTCTCGCCATCATCAGCGAACGCAACCATAGAAGGGGTAGTACGCGCACCTTCTGCGTTCTCAATTACTTTGGCGTCTTTGCCGTCCATTACAGATACGCACGAATTAGTCGTGCCGAGGTCGATTCCGATGACCTTTGCCATGTTTTTCACTCTCCTTTAGGCAGACCGCCCGAACCCCGTAGGCCTTCGAGTAAGGCTGGATACGCTTCCAGCCCGGTCCCCAACACATTGCACTTGCGTGAGTTGTCGCAAACACGCAAGAAAACTTCAATTGGCTATATAAGAGGGGTGCACTGCCCCTGCAAGAGACAGCACCCGATATATCGACACAAGAGCTACTGGAAGCCTTTTCTGAGTTAAGAAATTGAACTTTTCTTTGGAAAACCACCTAGTAACACCTCTAGCGCATCACTCTTTCCAACATTACCCCCATTTCTAGTGGGGAGCATGTGGATATAATTCTTCTAAAGATACCGAATGCCCGTTTTCTTGGACGATGCGGGCATGCTCTTGTGAAAGTTCTCGCGCAGCATCAACACCACATGCATGGGCGATCATATCTACTTCTTTGCGTACACTATGACAGTAGGCTGCAACACGGTGGCTTTTGTCAGTTGGGTCGAGACCTGCTTGAAGAGCTTCGTCATGCGTTGTTATGCCGGTTGGGCATGTATTTTTATTGCACCGCATAGCTTGAATGCAGCCAAGAGCAAACATGAACCCGCGCGCAGTGACCGCAAAATCAGCACCTGAACATAACATCAAAGCAACTGCTGAGGGTGTGATTCGTTTTCCCGACACGATGATGCGTATACGCCCGCGCAAATCATGTCTCCGCAGCACCTGATCGACCATGGGGAGCGCTTCGGCAATGCGCAGGCCGACATTGTCCATAAGCGGCATTGGGGCTGCACCTGTCCCTCCATCAGCTGAATCTATAGTGATGAAATCTGGCGCATGTTCGATGCCACGATGGTTTATTTCTTTGCAGAGTTGCTCAACCCACAGGGATGACCCTATCACCGTTTTAAAACCAACCGGCTTTTTGGCGATCTTTCGGACTCGGTCAATAAAATCCAACAGTTCCCCAGTATTACTGATTTCTGGATGCCTATTGGGGGAGTGCGATGGTTGCCCAACTTTGATGCCACGAATTTCTGCTATTTCCGGGGTAACTTTTCCGCCTGGAAGCAAGCCACCCTTGCCCGGCTTTGCGCCTTGTGCGAGCTTAATCTCAACCATCTTCACCTGAGAATGCTCAGTTATTTTCCGCAGCTTATCTTCATTCAAAGTACTGTCATCATTTCGGCAACCATACTTGGCTGTGCCAATTTGGAAGACGATGTCAGCTCCCCCCTCAATATGGTAGGGAGACAACCCTCCCTCCCCAGTGTTCATCCAGCAGTTTGCCATTTTGGCACCACGGGAAAGAGCCAGAACTGCTGGTCGTGAAATAGCCCCAAAACTCATACCCGAGATGTTGAAGTAACTTGGCGGGATGTAGGGGTTTTCGACGTATGGGCCGATCAACAACGGTTCAGGTTCGTCAATTTCTTCTTCCAGCTTCGCAAATGGCGCATTCACAAAGAGCGCGGTTCCCGGCAAACTAAGGTTTTTTGTAGAACCGAAAGCCATCGTATTTCCTTCAGCCTTAGACGCATGATCCACCCAGGTTCGCTCGGCACGGTTAAACGGCATTTCCTCGCGATCCATGGCGAAGAAATATTGCCGAAAAAACTCGCCCAGATATGTGAAAAGCGATCTAAAACGTCCAACAACAGGGAAATTGTGCCGTATCGCATCTTTATGCTGCCGCCGGTCAATCACATAAAGAACAACCACCGAAATGACTGCAAAGAGGATAGTTAAGGAGACGATTGCAGCAAAAATATTCAGTACAGCACTGAGCAATGGGGGCAACAAATGCATTTGCAGTTCTCCTTAATTGAGAAGCCATATATTTTGAAGAAAATGGGTTAAAGTCGCTTGTGGTAAATCCTTTGATATTTTCCAGTTTTTTTAGTCTTCCCTTTAGAGAGGAAGCACTCATACTCATTAGGTGTATACATGCAGATGGGTGATGCATTTCCCCAAGGTTTTCAGTACCTCCCAGGTTATTTCTCAGAGAAGGACCAGAGGGAATTGGTTGGTCTACTCCGGGAATTTGTTGCCGAAGCGCCGCTCTTCACACCTGTCATGCCGCGAACGGGTAAAGAGTTCTCAGTTCGCATGACAAATCTAGGCGATCTTGGTTGGGTTTCTGATCTCAAGGGATATAGGTATCAAGCACAACACCCAGTGAGCGGTCGAAATTGGCCTGCTATCCCTGAGGTTCTCATCAATCTGTGGCAGAAGGTTGGACATTGCGCAGCGCCGCCGGAGGCCTGTCTCGTCAACTATTATGCAGCGACCGCGAAAATGGGAATGCATCAGGACCGAGATGAGAAGACATTTGATGCACCGGTGGTTTCCGTAAGCCTTGGAGATGCCGCTATATTTAAGTTGGGCGGGGTCAAACGAGGCGGGCCTACTAAATCACTTAGGTTACAATCAGGGGATGTTGTCGTTCTTGGTGGGGATGCACGGCTTTGCTATCACGGTATTGATCGCATTCAAGGAGGCAGTTCCAGCCTCCTGAAGGATGGAGGCCGGCTGAACCTTACATTACGGCGCGTTTCGCCAATTTAAAGAGACTTAGGCGTCTTCCAATGCGTCTGACATGAAGAATGCACGGATGCCACTAGATACGAACCGGATTGTGCCTTCTACGATTTCATCTTGATCCATTTCTTCATCGTATGGACCTTTGGAGGCTCCAGTAACGACGTAAAGCGCCTCAAGTGTCGCACTGTGCATCAGCATCATCAAAAGTTGGGCGCGCGGTCCGCTTGGGATGTCACTTTGCGTTGCTTTGGCCAAGGCTTTTGTGATGCGTAGGATAATTTTGGGCGGCTCCCAGGAATGCATGATCTTTTGACCGGATTCCGGATCGGAGAACACCTGCCGGATAAGCACAACAAACGGAACGAGTTTCCCGGTTTCCCGTGAAATTCCCTGAACAACCAAGGGCTCCATGAAGGCACGTGTGATTTCCTCAACATCGGGCTGGCGTCCGCCAACTTCCAAAGCGTCAAGCCGTTGCATACGCATGTCATCAATCTCTCTCAGACGACGCATAAATACGGCTTTGACAAGATCATCCTTACTGCCGAAGTGATAGTTCACAGCGGCGACGTTTGCCTCCGCTTTTTCGGTAATCATTCTCACAGAAGTTTCCGCAAGACCATGTTCAGCGAGCAAGCGTTCGGCCGCATCAAGCAACCGTTCACGGGTCCCTATTACAGAACTGTCTGGCACAGCAGCACCTCCAGGAAGATAGTTACACATATGTACTGCAAATCTGAAGGAGATCGAACAGCCCCTTAGATTTCACAAATACTCTTATCGATCTATTCCGGTTTTAGCACGTTTTAATGAGTAACAACCCGCCTATAATTCATATCATTAATTGCAATGACTATATAAAACTTAGATAAAAATATGTAGTAACTTGATAAGTATTTCAATTAACTGAAAAACCAAGCATGAAATAGTTTTCAATTCGCTTCCTGAAACAGAAAACGGGAGCTCATGAGCTCCCGTGTCTTTGCAACTATTGCGATTTTCATTTAGGTATAAGTACTATATGCAATGACGGAAAGTGCTATTGCGATAACCCAAAGCGCAACGCGGCTCGAACGACTGTGCTTCGCTTCTGATTTGCCAATTGCTTCTGTTGTCGCTTCATCAAACCGCAAGCCGTTGTTCGCCATCGCTTCCAATTGGTTGGAAAATTTGCTGGCGCGGTCTGCAATAATCGGAAGGTCAGTTGCCAAACGACCGATAATAGTTAGCCCTGTTGCCAGATCAGAGATCCGCCCCATAGGCCCGAGGTTTCTTTGAATCCAACTGGTTACGACTGGATCAGCCGTATTCCACATATCAAGATGCGGGTTCAACGACCGGGCAACGCCTTCTGCAAGCACCATGTTTTTCTGAAGCAAAATCAGTTGTGGCTGAGTATGCATGTTAAACATCTCAGTCACTTCAAACAGCTGGGTCAGCAGGCGGGCCATTGAGATTTCACTGGCGTCATGACCGTGAATTGGCTCGCCAATCGCCCGGATTGCTTGTGCAAACACGTTCACATCTTGATCCGCAGGCACGTAGCCTGCCTCAAAATGCACTTCAGCCACGCGGACATAGTTACGCGTTATAAAGCCGTAGAGGATTTCAGCCAGGAACCGACGCTCTGCAAAGCCCAGACGTCCCGTGATGCCCAGATCAACAGCAACTAGAGTGCCATCGGCCTCTACGAACAGATTCCCCTGGTGCATGTCTGCATGGAAGAATCCATCGCGGACAGCATGGCGCAAAAAGCTTTGAATAATTTTGTTGCCGAGCTCAGCCAAATCGTGACCAGCTTCTTTAATTCCCTCAACGTTGGAGAGCTTTACACCGTCAATCCACTCCATACACAAGACGGAGCGAGACGTACGCGCCCATTCCACCGAAGGAACACGGAAGGATTCGTCTTCTTTGCTGTTTTCGCCCATTTCTGAAAGCGCAGCAGCTTCCATACGCAGATCCATCTCCAGATGGACGGCTGCTTCATAGGTTTCAACCATTGCTAGCGGGCGAAGTCGACGGCTGGCTGCACTAAATCGCTCAGCTAAACCAGCAGCGAGATAGAAGCTTTTCAAGTCGCGCTTAAAACCACGCTCAACACCGGGCCGCAAAACTTTAACCGCGACCTTTTGCAAATCGCCATCTCGGTTCCGAAAATATGCTGGGTGAACCTGAGCAATTGAGGCTGCGGCTACTGGCTCGCCAAACTCTTCAAAATGATCTTCAACGTTGCCGCCGAGTTGCTCTTCAATCGTTTTGCGGGCGTGCTC
The window above is part of the Pseudovibrio sp. Tun.PSC04-5.I4 genome. Proteins encoded here:
- the dnaK gene encoding molecular chaperone DnaK, producing MAKVIGIDLGTTNSCVSVMDGKDAKVIENAEGARTTPSMVAFADDGEKLVGQPAKRQAVTNPTDTLFAVKRLIGRRFDDPTVAKDKKLVPYEIVKADNGDAWVEAEGEKYSPSQVSAFILQKMKETAESFLGETVTQAVITVPAYFNDAQRQATKDAGKIAGLEVLRIINEPTAAALAYGMDKNDGKTIAVYDLGGGTFDVSVLEIGDGVFEVKSTNGDTFLGGEDFDMRLVDYLAGEFKKEQGIDLKNDKLALQRLKEAAEKAKIELSSASQTEINLPFITADASGPKHLTLKLTRAKFEQLVDDLVQRTVAPMKAALKDAGLTAGDLDEVVLVGGMTRMPKVQEVVKQFFGKEPHKGVNPDEVVAMGAAIQAGVLQGDVKDVLLLDVTPLSLGIETLGGVFTRLIDRNTTIPTKKGQVFSTAEDHQTAVTIRVFQGEREMAADNKILGQFDLVGIPPAPRGVPQVEVAFDIDANGIVNVSAKDKGTGKEQQIRIQASGGLSDADIEQMVKDAESHAEEDKKRKDIVEAKNQAEALHHSTEKSVKEYGDKVSDEDKSAIESALAALKVSLEGEDLEDITAKTQTLAEVSMKLGEAMYKDAQEDVGEEPADDGAPEAVDDVVDADFEEVKDDDKKSS
- the ubiB gene encoding 2-polyprenylphenol 6-hydroxylase, coding for MIASILPLLRLIYAGFVMAREGVFGLVSLPDLPPGPRLAIGIARLAERRGVEKKDAAARLTVALNRLGPSYIKLGQFLATRPDVVGKEAAKELSELQDNVPAFAIEHARKTIEEQLGGNVEDHFEEFGEPVAAASIAQVHPAYFRNRDGDLQKVAVKVLRPGVERGFKRDLKSFYLAAGLAERFSAASRRLRPLAMVETYEAAVHLEMDLRMEAAALSEMGENSKEDESFRVPSVEWARTSRSVLCMEWIDGVKLSNVEGIKEAGHDLAELGNKIIQSFLRHAVRDGFFHADMHQGNLFVEADGTLVAVDLGITGRLGFAERRFLAEILYGFITRNYVRVAEVHFEAGYVPADQDVNVFAQAIRAIGEPIHGHDASEISMARLLTQLFEVTEMFNMHTQPQLILLQKNMVLAEGVARSLNPHLDMWNTADPVVTSWIQRNLGPMGRISDLATGLTIIGRLATDLPIIADRASKFSNQLEAMANNGLRFDEATTEAIGKSEAKHSRSSRVALWVIAIALSVIAYSTYT
- a CDS encoding alpha-ketoglutarate-dependent dioxygenase AlkB, which produces MQMGDAFPQGFQYLPGYFSEKDQRELVGLLREFVAEAPLFTPVMPRTGKEFSVRMTNLGDLGWVSDLKGYRYQAQHPVSGRNWPAIPEVLINLWQKVGHCAAPPEACLVNYYAATAKMGMHQDRDEKTFDAPVVSVSLGDAAIFKLGGVKRGGPTKSLRLQSGDVVVLGGDARLCYHGIDRIQGGSSSLLKDGGRLNLTLRRVSPI
- a CDS encoding rRNA adenine N-6-methyltransferase family protein, with product MNKFREPSRFLRAWVEAPLTTGAVAPSGAVLARRMAEFVPVDSVNPVLELGPGTGPVTKAILEAGISKERLTCLEFSGDFCKHLSEKFDGLHVVQGDAYNMHPSLRHIEPNSLCAVVSSLPLVSRPMEYRLKCIRDAFALMRPGAPFVQFSYSLASPVSLKSKMFSWSKTGWIIRNIPPARVWIYRKPF
- the dnaJ gene encoding molecular chaperone DnaJ, with protein sequence MSKRDYYEVLGVAREVDEKALKSAYRKQAMKFHPDRNPGNDEAEANFKEVSEAYESLKDPQKRAAYDRFGHAAFENGGPGGGGAGHGDFSSTMSDIFDEFFGGGGGGGGRRSSGRERGADLRYNLEVSLEEAYEGKSVEIEVPTSVTCEPCSGSGAKSGTRPSTCPTCGGVGRVRAAQGFFTMERTCPTCQGRGEIITDPCDSCGGTGRTTNERTLSVSIPSGIEDGTRIRLSGEGEAGARGGPAGDLYIFLSIRPHEFFQRDGADIFCRVPISMTTAALGGQFEVPALDGNTARVKVPESTQTGKQFRLRGKGMRVMRSSQLGDMYIQVAVETPTSLTKRQKELLTEFEGESSSENHPESTGFFAKAKDFLENFKT
- a CDS encoding helix-turn-helix domain-containing protein; translation: MPDSSVIGTRERLLDAAERLLAEHGLAETSVRMITEKAEANVAAVNYHFGSKDDLVKAVFMRRLREIDDMRMQRLDALEVGGRQPDVEEITRAFMEPLVVQGISRETGKLVPFVVLIRQVFSDPESGQKIMHSWEPPKIILRITKALAKATQSDIPSGPRAQLLMMLMHSATLEALYVVTGASKGPYDEEMDQDEIVEGTIRFVSSGIRAFFMSDALEDA
- a CDS encoding FMN-binding glutamate synthase family protein, with translation MHLLPPLLSAVLNIFAAIVSLTILFAVISVVVLYVIDRRQHKDAIRHNFPVVGRFRSLFTYLGEFFRQYFFAMDREEMPFNRAERTWVDHASKAEGNTMAFGSTKNLSLPGTALFVNAPFAKLEEEIDEPEPLLIGPYVENPYIPPSYFNISGMSFGAISRPAVLALSRGAKMANCWMNTGEGGLSPYHIEGGADIVFQIGTAKYGCRNDDSTLNEDKLRKITEHSQVKMVEIKLAQGAKPGKGGLLPGGKVTPEIAEIRGIKVGQPSHSPNRHPEISNTGELLDFIDRVRKIAKKPVGFKTVIGSSLWVEQLCKEINHRGIEHAPDFITIDSADGGTGAAPMPLMDNVGLRIAEALPMVDQVLRRHDLRGRIRIIVSGKRITPSAVALMLCSGADFAVTARGFMFALGCIQAMRCNKNTCPTGITTHDEALQAGLDPTDKSHRVAAYCHSVRKEVDMIAHACGVDAARELSQEHARIVQENGHSVSLEELYPHAPH